TGAATAGACCCTGCTCTATGCCCTCGCGGATAAGTTCCGCTAGAATCGGCGTCACGCCGCCCACCATGACCCTTTGAATCTTCTGATGCATGAGCGCGTTCTGCGGCTTGTGAATATGCTCCATAATTTCCTCGCTGCTTCCCCCGCTCAAGTTCAAAGCCATCACAACACGGATGATGCGCTCGATTACGGGAATGGTTTTGTCTGCAGCAATGCGCCGTCCCGCGCTTAACAGACGAACGCTGTAACGCTCAATCAGCGCGTCCATGATATCCTCCTTCGATTTGAAGTGATGATACAACGTTCCCCGCGCAATCCCGACCTTATCGAGAATATCGTTCGTGCTTGTGCCGTCAAAGCCTTTT
The sequence above is a segment of the Xylanibacillus composti genome. Coding sequences within it:
- a CDS encoding TetR/AcrR family transcriptional regulator; translation: MRVVKTAEERRNEILDAADELFGQKGFDGTSTNDILDKVGIARGTLYHHFKSKEDIMDALIERYSVRLLSAGRRIAADKTIPVIERIIRVVMALNLSGGSSEEIMEHIHKPQNALMHQKIQRVMVGGVTPILAELIREGIEQGLFSTPFPYEAMEMALIYANTVFDDDDVVPMTDEERATRMQAFIFHTERMLGAESGSMMSVMQVFAGGRQDNDE